From a region of the Lactuca sativa cultivar Salinas chromosome 4, Lsat_Salinas_v11, whole genome shotgun sequence genome:
- the LOC111903485 gene encoding formin-like protein 3 — protein MDARNLGIIVALFVVLVAGVCEGRRFPDKSSHGNGVHWRAHDIDENKEDQVSLFCRKQLKQITEAIEYFTLNLRNPTKYITNSNATSIRKTLIQHKAILNHPPTLKQYFHRPNARILKPKGRRRKRPPRRRRRRRRRPPWPPDPSPGPSPVSPNAPTPNMAPSPDGDGALTPDGGGAPLPPDKGPPTPGRAPSSPGGASPPTPTRKPFPKPKPLPEREPFRDPSSNFSPEKARRPPDLSPKDDSKERKLLIIAATSTTVAAFAIFSLFLVCFLRLKKRKRGANNDGRGEGRRNLASGLSLKSKKLKSTKDMVHNVSTNDASVPEDEESEVGSFPLPPVITTHLPPQSPPTPPPPPPPPPPPPPSPLASKETPPPPPPKPPNVPNPPKKRPPPPAPIPKDGNDDGEDSDANKTKLKPFFWDKVNANPNRAMVWHDIKSGSFQFNEEMMESLFGASSVQNKNENGKAPANLQSQPKLVQIIEPKKAQNLAILLKALNVTTQEVSDAVREGNELPVEFISTLLKMAPTQDEELKLRTYNGDVALLGPSEKFLKALVDIPFAFKRLEALMFMASLPEEYSSVKESFATLEVACTVLTNSRLFLKLLEAVLKTGNRMNVGTYRGGAEAFKLDNLLKLSDVKGTDGKTTLLSFVVQEMIRSEGTKAARRARANQSSSKDTSQSQKPSKEPPENYRKFGFEVVSKLSEELEDVKKAALIDGDTLTSTVLKLGHMLRRTKDFLYNEMKNVEEDTEFQVFLMGFVERAEADIGWLLEEEKRIMAVVKSTGDYFHGTSRKDEGLRLFVIVRDFLLLLDSVCNDIKKTAAIQAKKKRSDSATASMEGSFGPKDIRDKLFPYNKDGQLGYSSSDEESDSPSF, from the exons ATGGACGCAAGAAATTTAGGTATTATTGTAGCTCTTTTCGTCGTGTTGGTAGCAGGTGTTTGTGAAGGTCGTAGATTTCCAGACAAATCTTCCCACGGCAATGGAGTCCATTGGAGGGCTCATGATATAGACGAAAATAAG GAAGATCAAGTTTCATTATTTTGTAGAAAACAGCTTAAACAAATTACAGAAGCTATCGAGTATTTTACCCTTAATTTACGAAACCCAACAAAATATATCACAAACTCTAATGCAACATCAATAAGAAAAACTCTTATACAACATAAAGCCATTCTTAACCACCCTCCAACACTAAAACAATATTTTCATAGACCAAATGCTCGAATCCTCAAACCAAAGGGCCGTCGTCGGAAAAGACCGCCGCGGCGGCGGCGGCGGAGGCGCCGCCGCCCTCCATGGCCACCGGATCCATCGCCAGGTCCATCTCCGGTTTCCCCCAATGCTCCTACTCCTAACATGGCCCCATCTCCAGATGGAGATGGAGCCCTGACTCCTGATGGGGGTGGGGCCCCACTACCTCCTGACAAGGGCCCACCAACTCCAGGCAGGGCCCCATCGAGTCCTGGTGGGGCCTCACCTCCAACACCAACCCGTAAACCATTTCCAAAACCTAAACCTTTACCTGAACGTGAACCTTTTCGAGATCCTTCATCCAATTTTTCACCGGAAAAAGCTAGAAGGCCACCGGATTTGTCGCCGAAAGATGACAGCAAGGAGCGGAAGTTGCTGATAATTGCTGCAACTTCAACCACAGTGGCGGCATTTGCTATTTTCTCATTGTTTTTGGTTTGCTTTCTTAGACTGAAAAAGCGGAAAAGGGGAGCTAATAATGATGGAAGAGGGGAGGGGAGGAGGAATCTTGCTAGTG GTCTTTCACTGAAATCCAAGAAACTCAAAAGTACAAAGGACATGGTTCATAATGTGTCCACCAATGATGCTTCTGTTCCCGAAGATGAAGAATCAGAAGTTGGATCATTCCCACTTCCCCCTGTAATAACCACTCATCTACCACCTCAATCACCTCcaacacctccaccaccaccaccgccgccaccaccaccaccaccttcacctCTAGCCTCGAAAGAAACACCACCCCCACCACCTCCAAAGCCTCCTAATGTCCCTAATCCACCAAAGAAAAGGCCACCCCCACCTGCTCCAATACCCAAAGATGGAAATGATGATGGTGAAGATTCAGATGCCAATAAAACCAAGTTAAAACCTTTTTTCTGGGACAAAGTGAATGCTAACCCTAATCGAGCCATGGTTTGGCATGATATTAAATCCGGATCATTCCA GTTCAATGAAGAAATGATGGAAAGTCTGTTTGGTGCCTCGAGTGTTCAAAACAAGAATGAGAATGGAAAAGCCCCAGCAAACCTACAATCTCAACCCAAATTGGTTCAAATTATTGAGCCCAAGAAAGCCCAGAATCTTGCCATTCTATTAAAAGCATTGAATGTTACAACTCAAGAAGTCTCTGATGCCGTTAGGGAAG GTAACGAGCTTCCAGTAGAATTCATCTCAACTTTGTTGAAAATGGCACCGACCCAAGATGAAGAACTAAAACTTCGAACATATAATGGCGATGTTGCTCTTCTTGGCCCTTCAGAAAAGTTCCTTAAAGCATTGGTTGATATCCCTTTTGCATTCAAACGTCTTGAAGCTTTGATGTTTATGGCTTCCCTTCCAGAAGAATATTCTTCCGTTAAAGAATCCTTTGCAACTTTAGAG GTAGCTTGCACGGTGCTAACAAACAGCCGACTCTTCTTGAAACTTTTAGAAGCAGTTCTTAAAACAGGCAACCGTATGAATGTGGGTACATATCGTGGTGGGGCCGAGGCGTTCAAACTTGACAACCTTTTAAAACTCTCCGATGTCAAAGGAACAGACGGCAAAACCACACTCCTATCCTTCGTAGTCCAAGAAATGATCCGGTCAGAAGGAACCAAAGCTGCCCGAAGAGCCCGGGCAAACCAAAGTTCATCCAAAGACACTTCACAATCACAAAAACCAAGTAAAGAACCGCCCGAAAATTACCGAAAATTCGGCTTCGAAGTCGTTTCCAAGCTAAGTGAGGAGCTCGAGGACGTAAAAAAAGCCGCACTAATTGACGGGGATACCCTCACATCAACGGTTTTGAAATTAGGGCATATGTTAAGGAGAACAAAAGACTTTTTATACAATGAGATGAAAAATGTGGAAGAAGATACCGAGTTTCAGGTGTTTCTCATGGGGTTTGTGGAACGGGCGGAAGCTGACATCGGTTGGTTGTTGGAAGAGGAGAAGAGGATAATGGCGGTGGTGAAGAGCACGGGTGATTATTTCCATGGGACATCGAGGAAAGATGAAGGTTTAAGGTTGTTTGTTATTGTGCGTGATTTCTTGCTACTTTTGGATAGTGTTTGTAATGATATTAAGAAAACGGCTGCTATCCAAGCGAAGAAAAAACGGTCGGATTCGGCAACTGCTTCGATGGAAGGGTCGTTTGGGCCAAAGGATATACGTGATAAGTTGTTTCCGTATAATAAAGATGGGCAATTGGGGTATTCGAGTTCGGATGAAGAGAGTGATTCTCCTAGTTTTTGA
- the LOC111903482 gene encoding pentatricopeptide repeat-containing protein At3g29230 gives MNSTGRMLPQIQHTNKTTYTYNTMIKTHLSNSNTNPQMALELYVKMKRNGINCDNYTYPFVLKACKMICGLWEGRQVHGEVMKAGFFDSDVFVRNGLIGMYFKCQQMSCSRILFDGFHGKDLVSWNLMLGGYAECRNMVEAQKLFDEMPERDVVSWSIMIDGYGKKLGLVTHARMLFDQMHERDSVSWNTMIDSYAKIGNMVAARELFNLMDHKTLISWTIMINGYSQHQNPKEALTLFNLMLSHNVKPDKFCVIGSISACAQLGALDSGRWLHTYIKKTKIPLDIVVNTALIDMYMKCGGIEEARAVFNSMLERNVITYNVMISGLGINNSGAEALSYFYQMEQDGMELDDLVYVSVLSACSHAGFVSEGVEIFKRIRNPKVEHYGCLIDLLVRKGEFGKALNFIGSMPMEPNVDLWGSVLLGCRVWKNVRLGEFVVDRLKEIGGDDRGVYVLMSNIYADSGMWDGVAAMRRIVAVKGVVEGGKSVIEVVGGGVEEFVSGKIGGVRGAVIEEVVCSLSKMVDLE, from the exons ATGAATTCCACAGGCCGAATGCTCCCACAAATTCAACACACCAATAAAACCACCTACACCTACAACACCATGATAAAAACTCATCTCTCAAATTCCAACACAAACCCACAAATGGCGTTGGAGCTTTATGTTAAAATGAAAAGAAATGGGATCAATTGTGATAATTATACATACCCATTTGTCCTGAAGGCGTGTAAGATGATATGCGGACTGTGGGAAGGCAGACAGGTTCATGGTGAAGTCATGAAAGCCGGGTTTTTTGATTCCGATGTGTTTGTGAGAAATGGGCTGATTGGAATGTACTTCAAGTGTCAGCAGATGAGTTGTTCCAGGATTTTGTTTGATGGGTTCCATGGAAAAGATTTGGTGTCATGGAATTTGATGTTAGGCGGGTATGCAGAGTGTCGGAATATGGTGGAAGCACAGAagctgttcgatgaaatgcctgaaAGAGATGTTGTTTCTTGGTCCATTATGATTGATGGGTACGGCAAG aaattagGCCTCGTAACTCACGCACGTATGCTGTTCGACCAAATGCATGAACGAGACTCAGTTTCATGGAACACCATGATTGATTCATACGCCAAAATCGGCAACATGGTAGCAGCTCGGGAACTATTTAACCTAATGGatcacaaaaccctaatttcttggacCATTATGATCAATGGCTATTCACAACACCAAAATCCCAAAGAAGCATTAACCCTCTTTAATCTAATGCTTTCCCACAACGTAAAACCCGATAAATTTTGCGTCATAGGTTCTATATCAGCATGTGCCCAATTGGGCGCACTCGATTCAGGACGGTGGCTTCATACATACatcaaaaagacaaaaataccccttGACATCGTGGTAAACACGGCCCTCATCGACATGTATATGAAATGTGGTGGAATTGAAGAGGCACGTGCGGTTTTCAATAGTATGTTGGAAAGAAACGTTATTACTTATAATGTTATGATTTCCGGACTTGGAATCAACAATTCCGGTGCCGAAGCTTTGAGTTATTTTTATCAAATGGAGCAAGACGGAATGGAATTGGACGATTTGGTATACGTGAGTGTTTTATCAGCTTGTAGTCATGCGGGATTTGTGTCGGAAGGTGTTGAAATCTTTAAAAGAATACGAAATCCGAAGGTGGAACACTATGGATGCTTAATAGATCTTCTTGTTCGAAAGGGCGAATTTGGAAAAGCGTTAAATTTTATCGGATCAATGCCAATGGAACCGAATGTAGATTTGTGGGGTTCGGTTCTTTTAGGGTGTAGGGTATGGAAGAATGTTAGATTGGGTGAATTTGTGGTGGATCGGTTGAAAGAGATTGGTGGGGATGATCGTGGGGTTTATGTTCTTATGTCGAATATTTATGCGGATAGTGGAATGTGGGATGGTGTGGCGGCGATGAGGAGGATTGTGGCGGTGAAAGGGGTGGTGGAGGGTGGAAAGAGTGTGATTGAGGTGGTTGGTGGCGGTGTTGAGGAGTTTGTTTCCGGTAAAATTGGTGGGGTTCGTGGGGCTGTTATTGAAGAGGTTGTTTGTAGTTTATCTAAGATGGTGGATTTGGAATAG
- the LOC111903483 gene encoding protein VASCULATURE COMPLEXITY AND CONNECTIVITY — MANKVIGALVCLVIIALDITAGILGIRAEAAQNQEKHLRLWLFECKEPSHEAYRLGLAAIVLLIAAHVLANLLSGCAVCSHDEVQKASLGRQLSLLSLFFTWVILAVGLGMLVIGTKANSKSNASCGLSHHRFLSIGGILCFVHSLFSIAYYVTATASIH; from the exons ATGGCTAACAAAGTGATCGGTGCGCTTGTATGTCTTGTTATCATTGCATTGGATATAACTGCGGGCATTCTTGGGATCCGAGCGGAAGCAGCCCAAAACCAG GAGAAGCATTTGAGGTTGTGGTTGTTTGAGTGCAAAGAACCAAGCCATGAAGCGTATAGGCTAGGGTTGGCTGCCATTGTGCTCTTGATTGCAGCCCATGTGTTAGCCAACTTGCTTAGTGGGTGCGCCGTTTGTAGCCATGATGAAGTCCAAAAAGCTTCTCTTGGGAGGCAATTGTCATTGCTATCCCTGTTCTTTACATG GGTAATCCTTGCCGTTGGATTGGGGATGCTGGTGATCGGGACAAAAGCAAACAGCAAATCAAATGCTTCATGTGGACTTTCGCATCATCGTTTCCTTTCGATTGGAGGGATATTGTGTTTCGTTCATAGCCTCTTTTCTATCGCTTATTACGTTACTGCCACTGCTTCAATCCACTGA